One window of Trifolium pratense cultivar HEN17-A07 linkage group LG5, ARS_RC_1.1, whole genome shotgun sequence genomic DNA carries:
- the LOC123886774 gene encoding putative FBD-associated F-box protein At5g53635 gives MEEAEDKLSNLPKFILHNILSRLISEEAARTSVLSKTWLDTWYTFPCLCFCDLDFINEIQPTEDIPRKSKDFIEYVKSRLLWFWDRRLAIKEFYFAILDLRYMPNDLDLCLKLVGESVEILSICLPKYGSISQDENGQGRGECYVLPKGVIEVKSLTKLMLEGGIRVDQAFMNHSINKFLSLRELHLLHVLLEDKQAIERLISCCPLIEVIILMLLSGSMKCLSMHGLQKLNTVYVDGIKEVYIDEAASSLKSLYYCYDHRLNTPFKIDFIHLKYLKELLLCFNGTTIITEKWFLELLPKFPFLETLEIWHCILSDTINISSVQLKYLRVSDCSNLKEAKIDAPNLLSCGFEGFHRSKPIISFLNMSTQLQVRLRISIDDFDVFYVREVLQNIKPQNVFISLSLSIFHNYGVDGPKLELLDIPSPPPSIKHMDLYILSEVNETFYSVIVNFLLLCCVPETISWVLDTCINPQAFVEFFYETLRRRKDDTKCLWREDSSTTNYSPWRGTILESLPNFPARRNITSRLHYLE, from the exons ATGGAAGAAGCAGAGGACAAATTGTCAAATCTACCAAAATTCATTCTTCATAACATACTATCAAGGCTAATATCGGAAGAAGCTGCTAGGACAAGTGTTTTGTCAAAGACTTGGTTAGATACATGGTATACTTTTCCCTGCTTATGTTTTTGCGATCTTGATTTCATAAATGAGATACAACCAACGGAAGATATACCTAGGAAGAGTAAGGACTTCATTGAATATGTAAAGAGCAGATTATTATGGTTTTGGGACCGAAGGTTGGCCATCAAAGAATTTTACTTTGCAATATTAGATCTTCGCTACATGCCAAATGATCTTGATCTTTGCTTGAAGTTGGTCGGTGAAAGTGTTGAAATTTTAAGTATTTGTTTGCCTAAATATGGTTCCATCAGCCAGGATGAGAATGGTCAGGGTCGGGGCGAATGTTATGTCTTACCGAAGGGTGTAATTGAAGTCAAATCACTTACCAAGTTGATGTTAGAAGGAGGTATTAGAGTCGATCAAGCATTCATGAATCATTcgattaataagtttttgtcGTTGAGAGAATTACATTTGTTGCATGTCCTTTTGGAAGATAAACAAGCAATTGAGCGTCTCATTTCTTGTTGTCCTTTGATTGAAGTTATAATTTTGATGCTTTTAAGTGGCAGTATGAAGTGTTTGAGCATGCATGGTCTACAAAAGCTAAACACAGTTTATGTTGATGGAATAAAAGAGGTTTATATCGATGAAGCTGCTTCGAGTCTTAAGAGTTTATATTATTGCTATGATCATCGTTTGAACACACCATTTAAGATTGATTTTATTCACCTCAAATATTTAAAAGAGTTGCTCTTGTGTTTTAATGGTACTACTATTATCACAGAAAAATGGTTTCTTGAACTATTACCAAAATTTCCATTTCTTGAGACGTTGGAGATATGGCATTGTATACTGTCAGATACGATTAATATTTCAAGTGTTCAACTTAAATATTTAAGGGTATCGGATTGCTCTAACTTGAAGGAGGCCAAAATTGATGCTCCAAATCTATTGTCATGTGGATTTGAGGGTTTTCATCGCTCAAAACCTATTATATCTTTTTTAAACATGTCTACTCAACTACAAGTCCGTCTTAGGATCTCGATTGatgattttgatgttttttatgTGAGGGAAGTTCTCCAAAATATCAAACCTCAAAATGTTTTTATATCACTATCTCTCTCCATCTTTCATAATTATGGTGTG GATGGACCAAAACTAGAGTTGTTGGATATTCCATCCCCTCCACCAAGTATCAAGCATATGGACCTATACATTCTTTCAGAAGTAaatgaaactttttattcagttattgttaatttcttaCTTTTGTGTTGTGTCCCTGAAACTATATCTTGGGTCTTGGATACTTGCATTAATCCTCAAGCATTCGTTGAG TTTTTTTATGAAACGCTAAGGAGAAGAAAAGATGATACTAAGTGTTTGTGGCGTGAGGATAGCTCTACAACAAATTATAGCCCCTGGCGTGGGACCATCTTAGAATCGTTGCCAAATTTTCCGGCTCGAAGAAATATTACCTCTAGACTACATTACCTCGAGTAA
- the LOC123883161 gene encoding transmembrane 9 superfamily member 7 encodes MKEKMECTAISVRSTTAFFTTLLILISSVHSFYLPGVAPRDFQTGDALYVKVNKLSSTKTQLPYDYYYLKYCKPTKIVNSAENLGEVLRGDRIENSIYTFHMRKEQSCTVACHAILDPESAKNFKEKIDDEYRVNMVLDNLPVAVLRQRRDGIQSTTYEHGFRVGFKGNYQGSKEEKYFINNHLSFRVMYHKDPETGSARIVGFEVTPNSINHEYKEWNDKNPQVTTCNKDTKNLMQGSTVPQEVDTNKDIVFTYDVSFKESEIKWASRWDTYLLMNDDQIHWFSIINSLMIVLFLSGMVAMIMMRTLYRDIANYNQLETQDEAQEETGWKLVHGDVFRPPINSNLLCVYVGTGVQIFGMTLVTMIFALLGFLSPSNRGGLMTAMVLLWVFMGLFAGYSSARLYKMFKGTEWKRNTLKTAFMFPGILFAIFFVLNALIWGEQSSGAVPFGTMIALVCLWFGISVPLVFVGSYLGFKKPQIEDPVKTNKIPRQVPEQAWYMTPVFSILIGGILPFGAVFIELFFILTSIWLNQFYYIFGFLFIVFVILLITCAEITVVLCYFQLCSEDYNWWWRSYLTAGSSAVYLFLYSIFYFFTKLEITKLVSGILYFGYMIIISYAFFVVTGTIGFYACFWFVRKIYSSVKID; translated from the exons ATGAAGGAGAAGATGGAATGCACCGCCATCTCCGTCCGTTCAACAACCGCCTTCTTCACTACTCTCCTCATCCTCATCTCCTCCGTCCATTCCTTCTACCTTCCCGGCGTCGCTCCTCGCGATTTCCAAACC GGTGATGCTCTCTATGTCAAGGTGAACAAATTGTCGTCTACGAAGACTCAACTTCCATATGACTACTACTACTTGAAGTATTGCAAGCCTACCAAGATTGTGAACAGTGCAGAAAATTTGGGGGAGGTTCTGCGAGGTGATCGCATTGAAAACTCAATATATACG TTTCATATGAGGAAGGAACAGTCCTGTACTGTTGCTTGCCATGCAATTTTGGATCCTGAATCTGCAAagaattttaaagaaaaaattgatgatgAATATCGAGTGAACAT GGTTTTGGATAACCTTCCAGTTGCTGTTCTTAGACAAAGGAGGGACGGAATTCAATCTACAACATACGAACACGGTTTTCGTGTTGGGTTCAAAGGAAACTATCAAGGG AGCAAGGAGGAgaaatattttatcaataaCCACTTGAGTTTTAGAGTCATGTATCACAAGGATCCTGAAACTGGTTCTGCTCGCATTGTTGGATTTGAGGTCACACCAAACAG TATTAATCATGAATACAAGGAATGGAATGACAAGAATCCACAGGTAACAACATGCAACAAAGATACCAAAAATTTGATGCAAGGTAGTACTGTCCCACAAGAAGTTGACACGAACAAGGATATAGTATTTACATATGATGTTTCCTTTAAG GAAAGTGAGATCAAATGGGCATCACGGTGGGACACATATCTTCTAATGAATGATGATCAGATCCACTGGTTCTCCATCATTAACTCTCTGATGATTGTTCTATTCCTTTCTGGAATGGTGGCAATGATCATGATGAGAACTCTTTACAGAGATATTGCCAATTATAACCAGCTAGAAACCCAAGATGAGGCCCAAGAAGAAACAGGGTGGAAACTTGTTCATGGAGATGTTTTCAGGCCACCAATCAATTCAAATTTGCTTTGTGTTTATGTTGGTACTGGTGTTCAGATCTTTGGAATGACACTTGTGACAATGATATTCGCTTTGCTAGGGTTCTTGTCACCATCTAATCGGGGAGGTCTCATGACTGCAATGGTTCTACTGTGGGTTTTTATGGGTTTATTCGCTGGCTACTCATCGGCACGCTTGTACAAGATGTTCAAGGGTACCGAGTGGAAGAGGAATACCTTAAAAACAGCGTTTATGTTTCCGGGCATTCTTTTTGCTATCTTCTTTGTGCTGAATGCTTTGATCTGGGGGGAGCAGTCCTCTGGGGCAGTCCCCTTTGGAACAATGATTGCTTTAGTGTGCTTATGGTTTGGTATATCGGTACCCTTGGTCTTTGTCGGCAGTTACCTGGGTTTTAAAAAGCCACAAATTGAAGACCCTGTCAAGACTAATAAAATTCCTAGGCAGGTACCCGAGCAGGCGTGGTATATGACACCTGTGTTCTCAATTCTGATTGGTGGCATTCTTCCCTTTGGTGCAGTGTTTATCGAGCTCTTCTTTATCCTTACATCAATATGGCTGAACCAGTTCTACTACATCTTTGGCTTCCTTTTCATAGTGTTCGTCATTCTATTGATCACCTGTGCAGAGATTACGGTTGTGCTTTGCTACTTCCAGTTGTGCAGCGAAGACTACAATTGGTGGTGGAGATCGTACCTCACTGCCGGGTCATCAGCTGTTTACCTTTTCCTCTACtcaattttctacttctttacCAAGTTGGAGATTACAAAGCTGGTCTCAGGCATCCTTTACTTTGGGTATATGATAATAATTTCGTATGCCTTCTTTGTTGTGACTGGAACCATTGGCTTCTATGCTTGCTTCTGGTTTGTCCGCAAGATCTACTCTTCTGTGAAGATTGATTGA